A genomic segment from Leptolyngbya boryana PCC 6306 encodes:
- a CDS encoding NupC/NupG family nucleoside CNT transporter yields MSLLNLVSFLGIFGLCIIAWLFSENRSLKVFPWRVVATGILLQLVLGAFVFIVPGTRDALQIFSNLLDSVFTAADTGARFVFGRNIVPAPGSPPDVNLGYIFAFRALPTVIFFSGLMALLQNLGVIQIVTNAFAKVFYLTMRLSGAESLSGAANIFVGIEAAIVVKPYLPKMTRSELCAILACCFGTAASSTLAIYVSFLRPVFPNILGHLVSASIIAIPACFVLSKILVPETEKPLTMGGIPKEEKKWLAEDGEMLEEVALAEPIEKASPLDAAIIGSLDGVKMAVSIAAVLILILGLVSLINQIFAGLATIPGPIGSTFQVVTLANIAGVIFLPFTLLTGVSLEWNELWESSVIIGRRLLETAIPPYQALAAAAARPENPISDRAVLIVSYALSGFAHLASVGIFVGGTIALIPSRRKDISELGWKALFVGTLATMMIACVAGVFDTGGAGILGEKAPIVAPSPQPSVLPVPATPQSVKVSPKPTKSPQPSSTPR; encoded by the coding sequence ATGAGCTTACTCAACCTCGTCTCTTTTCTTGGTATTTTCGGCTTATGCATCATCGCATGGCTCTTCTCGGAAAATCGCAGTCTTAAAGTGTTTCCCTGGAGAGTCGTTGCGACTGGAATCTTACTGCAATTGGTTTTGGGTGCATTCGTCTTCATCGTGCCAGGAACCCGTGATGCGCTTCAGATTTTCAGCAATTTGCTCGATAGCGTCTTTACTGCGGCAGACACGGGGGCGCGTTTTGTCTTTGGGCGCAACATCGTTCCTGCTCCTGGATCTCCACCCGACGTAAATTTGGGATATATTTTTGCCTTTCGGGCTTTGCCAACTGTGATCTTTTTCTCAGGCTTGATGGCACTCCTGCAAAATCTAGGTGTCATTCAAATCGTCACCAACGCATTCGCGAAAGTGTTCTATCTCACCATGCGGTTGAGTGGAGCAGAATCACTCAGTGGAGCAGCCAACATTTTTGTTGGAATTGAAGCCGCGATCGTCGTTAAGCCTTACTTACCCAAAATGACCCGCAGTGAACTCTGTGCCATTTTGGCGTGCTGTTTTGGGACGGCTGCTTCCTCGACCTTAGCCATCTATGTCAGTTTCTTACGTCCTGTGTTTCCCAATATTTTGGGGCACTTGGTTTCTGCCTCGATTATTGCGATTCCAGCTTGCTTTGTACTGTCAAAGATTCTGGTGCCAGAAACTGAAAAGCCTTTGACGATGGGTGGAATTCCCAAAGAAGAGAAGAAATGGTTGGCAGAAGACGGAGAAATGCTCGAAGAGGTCGCTCTAGCTGAACCGATCGAGAAAGCTAGCCCTTTAGATGCAGCGATCATCGGCTCATTGGATGGGGTAAAAATGGCGGTGTCGATCGCGGCGGTGTTGATCTTGATTCTGGGTTTAGTCTCATTGATCAATCAAATCTTTGCTGGATTAGCCACGATACCGGGTCCAATTGGCAGTACTTTCCAAGTCGTGACACTGGCAAATATTGCAGGGGTGATCTTCTTGCCATTTACGCTCCTGACTGGGGTTTCATTAGAGTGGAATGAGCTTTGGGAATCTTCGGTCATCATTGGTCGGCGTTTGCTCGAAACCGCAATTCCGCCTTATCAAGCATTAGCAGCAGCAGCAGCAAGACCCGAAAATCCGATCAGCGATCGAGCCGTTCTAATTGTCAGCTATGCGCTCTCAGGATTTGCTCACTTAGCATCCGTGGGAATTTTTGTGGGTGGAACAATCGCTCTCATTCCTTCTCGCCGCAAAGACATTTCTGAATTGGGCTGGAAAGCACTATTTGTCGGCACATTAGCCACAATGATGATTGCCTGTGTCGCAGGTGTATTTGATACGGGAGGCGCGGGCATTCTAGGCGAGAAGGCTCCGATTGTCGCCCCTAGTCCACAGCCAAGCGTTTTGCCAGTTCCGGCAACTCCACAGTCGGTGAAAGTTTCTCCGAAACCTACAAAATCGCCACAACCGAGTTCTACTCCTCGCTAA
- the fni gene encoding type 2 isopentenyl-diphosphate Delta-isomerase — MDGAIETQNRKADHLKVCLEDDVQCREATTGLENYHFTHCCLPELDRAEIDISTRFFNKCLSAPILISSMTGGTDLAKTINYRLAAIAQEYRLAMGVGSQRVAIENPAVADSFKIRSIAPDALLFANLGAVQLNYTYGVEQCLRAIDLLEADALILHLNPLQEAVQTRGDQNFRGLFDKIAQLCETLPVPVIAKEVGNGISQKMAEKLIQIGVSAIDVAGAGGTSWAKVESGRAQDPIQRRLGLTFADWGIPTADCITQIRQVAPTIPLIASGGLRNGLDVAKAIALGADLGGLALPFLQAANDSEAALHLLVEILEAEITTVLFCTGTRDLNELKRSGVLEKR; from the coding sequence ATGGACGGAGCGATCGAAACTCAAAACCGCAAAGCAGACCATCTCAAAGTTTGCTTAGAAGATGATGTGCAATGTCGTGAAGCAACCACGGGATTGGAAAATTATCACTTTACACACTGCTGTTTGCCCGAACTCGATCGCGCTGAAATTGATATCAGCACTCGGTTCTTCAATAAATGCCTGAGTGCGCCGATTCTGATTTCCTCAATGACCGGGGGCACAGATTTAGCGAAGACTATTAATTACCGACTTGCTGCGATCGCACAAGAATATCGGCTGGCAATGGGAGTCGGTTCGCAGCGAGTCGCGATCGAAAATCCAGCCGTTGCAGATTCGTTTAAAATTCGCTCGATCGCTCCAGATGCCTTGCTGTTTGCGAATCTTGGTGCAGTGCAGTTGAACTATACCTATGGAGTTGAGCAGTGTTTACGCGCGATCGATCTTCTAGAAGCCGATGCATTGATTTTGCATTTAAATCCTTTGCAAGAAGCGGTGCAAACCCGTGGGGATCAAAATTTTCGAGGCTTATTCGACAAAATTGCTCAGCTTTGTGAAACGCTGCCTGTGCCTGTCATTGCCAAAGAAGTTGGCAATGGGATTTCCCAGAAAATGGCAGAAAAACTGATTCAAATCGGTGTCAGTGCAATCGATGTCGCTGGAGCCGGAGGAACCTCTTGGGCAAAAGTCGAAAGCGGTCGCGCTCAAGATCCAATCCAACGACGATTAGGCTTAACCTTTGCCGATTGGGGCATTCCGACAGCCGACTGCATTACACAAATTCGGCAAGTCGCGCCAACGATTCCCTTAATTGCCTCTGGGGGATTGCGAAATGGGTTAGATGTCGCAAAAGCGATCGCACTCGGCGCAGATCTCGGCGGCTTAGCCCTACCATTTTTACAAGCAGCGAATGACTCAGAAGCAGCGCTGCATCTGCTCGTCGAAATCCTTGAAGCAGAAATTACAACGGTACTCTTTTGTACCGGAACGCGCGATTTGAACGAATTAAAGCGATCGGGCGTATTGGAGAAGCGCTGA
- the pyrR gene encoding bifunctional pyr operon transcriptional regulator/uracil phosphoribosyltransferase PyrR, translating into MPLEQIEILSTEEVRRTVNRLASEIVERSGDLSKLVLLGIYTRGVPLAKTLCEQIQILEKIEVPLGAIDITFYRDDLDTIGVRTPAKTDIPFDLTGKTVVLIDDVIYKGRTIRAALDAVNDYGRPEVIRLAVLIDRGHREVPIHPDYIGKQLPTAKEEKVKVYLQEIDGRDGVELIKG; encoded by the coding sequence ATGCCTCTAGAACAGATTGAAATTTTATCGACTGAAGAAGTGCGCCGAACCGTGAATCGCCTTGCTTCAGAGATTGTAGAGCGATCGGGTGATTTGTCCAAGTTAGTCTTACTGGGAATCTATACGCGCGGTGTTCCCTTGGCAAAAACGCTGTGCGAACAAATTCAAATCTTAGAGAAAATTGAGGTTCCCCTAGGCGCGATCGACATTACCTTTTACCGAGATGACCTCGACACAATCGGTGTTCGCACCCCTGCAAAAACGGACATTCCCTTCGATCTCACGGGTAAAACGGTTGTTTTAATCGACGATGTGATTTACAAAGGACGCACAATCCGCGCGGCATTAGATGCAGTCAATGACTACGGACGACCCGAAGTGATTCGATTAGCCGTATTAATCGATCGCGGACATCGAGAAGTCCCCATTCACCCAGATTACATTGGAAAACAGCTACCCACGGCGAAAGAAGAAAAAGTCAAAGTCTATCTGCAAGAAATCGATGGACGAGACGGTGTTGAACTTATCAAAGGATAA
- a CDS encoding coiled-coil domain-containing protein, with product MSESEIPNSSADSIEAPSTQESGWTTVNFPNAIDLDSIPEAAPEPTPEPTQIGIRVKDLEQQNQRLRSRAAELEFALGEAHATLRSETKRLETQLSTQQAEAEQRALKEAQLSQQQTVMIAKQRQALDASRQRLQDQEAQLSEQVEAINAVQLEVKQLAQNLDQAHQVHQKQQILIETLTAQLEASQAQVAQLERDCALTKQQYDEQIQQLRQSEAACRDLRSRLHRQQQYTLQFKAALEKCLDVSATQKIEESVDQAISQSECHTEPVGFVKAQPVQPWSTTLDSTTSWNEPELTPAAWATAPDDDILFEPEISDEIAPEVEPVSLDVDVDDTQVELPEPIVISPPLSYTIKRSTEESPSVHHDIHLFEPTAVQTEPENFVVSEPAIDIDSMPAIEPVEEVAASPTLALPPTIEPTVPAASPFITLGVNDRIRRDEPDEDLPPVGESPSPVVYPQRSQKKLDSLAAVELPTFPKK from the coding sequence ATGAGTGAATCTGAAATTCCCAATTCTTCCGCTGATTCGATCGAAGCTCCTTCAACTCAGGAGTCGGGTTGGACAACTGTTAACTTTCCGAATGCGATCGACCTCGATAGCATTCCAGAAGCTGCGCCTGAACCAACGCCTGAACCGACTCAAATTGGCATTCGGGTCAAGGATTTAGAGCAGCAAAATCAACGTCTGCGATCGCGGGCTGCGGAGTTGGAGTTTGCGTTGGGTGAAGCTCATGCCACCTTGCGCTCTGAGACGAAGCGCTTAGAAACTCAGTTGAGTACCCAGCAAGCAGAGGCAGAACAGCGAGCGCTCAAAGAAGCTCAGCTTTCTCAGCAGCAAACGGTGATGATTGCCAAACAGCGTCAAGCCCTAGATGCGTCGCGCCAAAGATTGCAAGATCAAGAAGCACAGCTTTCGGAACAAGTTGAGGCGATCAATGCAGTTCAACTGGAAGTGAAGCAGCTGGCTCAGAATTTGGATCAAGCGCATCAAGTGCATCAAAAACAGCAGATTTTAATCGAGACTTTGACCGCTCAGCTTGAAGCGAGTCAGGCTCAAGTTGCCCAGTTAGAGCGAGATTGTGCGTTAACCAAGCAGCAATATGACGAGCAAATCCAGCAATTGCGCCAATCTGAGGCAGCGTGTCGGGATTTGCGATCGCGCTTGCATCGCCAGCAGCAATACACGCTGCAATTCAAGGCTGCTTTAGAAAAATGCTTGGACGTGTCCGCAACTCAGAAGATTGAAGAGTCTGTGGATCAAGCGATTTCACAGAGTGAATGTCATACTGAGCCAGTTGGTTTTGTCAAAGCGCAGCCAGTTCAACCTTGGTCTACGACGCTCGATAGTACGACAAGCTGGAACGAACCTGAACTGACTCCAGCCGCTTGGGCGACTGCACCAGATGATGACATTTTGTTTGAGCCAGAAATTTCAGATGAGATTGCACCAGAAGTTGAGCCAGTGTCTCTAGATGTAGATGTAGATGACACTCAGGTTGAGCTTCCTGAACCGATCGTGATTAGCCCACCATTGAGCTATACGATCAAACGATCAACGGAAGAATCCCCGTCAGTCCATCACGATATTCATCTGTTTGAGCCGACTGCGGTGCAAACAGAACCTGAGAATTTTGTAGTCAGTGAACCTGCGATCGACATTGATTCGATGCCTGCCATTGAACCAGTCGAGGAAGTAGCAGCAAGTCCGACTCTCGCTTTGCCACCTACAATTGAGCCAACTGTTCCGGCTGCTTCTCCGTTTATTACATTGGGTGTGAATGATCGAATTCGACGGGATGAACCGGATGAGGATCTCCCACCTGTGGGAGAAAGCCCTTCGCCTGTCGTGTATCCTCAGCGATCGCAAAAGAAACTCGACTCTTTAGCAGCAGTTGAACTGCCAACTTTCCCGAAAAAATAG
- a CDS encoding WecB/TagA/CpsF family glycosyltransferase produces MSNIPYSSDILQPVSVLGLPMHLAQDYPHWIMHRLEQGLGCHVITLNAEMTMQAEETPVLAHIIHQAELVIPDGSGIVFYMRIHGKRVQRMPGIELAQTLLERSTQFGEPWSIFFFGGAPGVADTAAEHWQKKVPEISIVGTQNGYLQPENEREFLDRLKMLQPRLIYVGLGVPRQELWISQHRHICPNSVWIGVGGSFDVWAGTKERAPQWFCDNHLEWLYRLYQEPWRWKRMMALPKFAARAIVYRLTKRNPVSEL; encoded by the coding sequence GTGTCGAACATTCCCTATTCATCGGATATCTTGCAGCCTGTCTCGGTTTTGGGCTTGCCGATGCACCTTGCTCAGGATTATCCGCACTGGATTATGCATCGTTTAGAACAGGGTTTGGGATGTCATGTCATTACACTGAATGCAGAAATGACAATGCAAGCAGAGGAGACTCCAGTACTTGCACATATTATTCATCAAGCAGAATTAGTCATTCCAGATGGTTCGGGGATTGTCTTCTACATGCGAATTCATGGCAAGCGGGTGCAGCGAATGCCAGGGATTGAACTTGCGCAGACGTTGCTAGAGAGATCGACGCAATTTGGCGAACCCTGGTCAATTTTCTTTTTCGGGGGTGCACCAGGAGTAGCCGATACCGCAGCAGAACATTGGCAAAAAAAAGTACCCGAAATCTCGATCGTGGGAACGCAAAATGGCTATTTACAGCCAGAAAATGAGCGGGAATTTCTCGATCGCTTGAAAATGCTACAACCGCGCTTAATTTATGTCGGGTTAGGTGTGCCCCGTCAGGAGCTATGGATTTCCCAACATCGCCACATTTGCCCAAATTCGGTCTGGATTGGGGTAGGAGGGAGTTTTGACGTGTGGGCAGGAACGAAAGAGCGCGCGCCTCAGTGGTTCTGCGATAACCATTTGGAATGGCTGTATCGGCTGTATCAAGAACCTTGGCGATGGAAGCGGATGATGGCTTTACCAAAGTTTGCAGCGAGAGCGATCGTTTATCGCTTGACAAAGCGAAATCCGGTGAGTGAGCTTTAA
- the proB gene encoding glutamate 5-kinase, protein MSQTIVVKIGTSSLTTPDSGMLALSTIASLVEVLSQLRAQGNQVVLVSSGAVGVGCARLGLVERPKSMAKKQAVAAVGQGRLMRIYDDFFTALQQPIAQVLLTRGDLIQRNRYINVLHTFQELLKLDVIPIVNENDTVSVDELKFGDNDTLSALVASVVDADWLFLLTDVDRLYSADPRSNPNAQPITIVKNLDELAEVQTGSSGTQWGTGGMVTKIQAARIATGAGVRTVITQGRTPQNLSKILSGELIGTQFEPQPRPFNARQRWIAHGLVPTGQIYLDEGAVRAIRSSGRSLLAAGIVQIEGAFESQEAVKLCDRTGQEIARGIVNYSHDELEKIRGRQSDEIPEILGYAGEETVVHRDNLVLS, encoded by the coding sequence ATGTCTCAAACGATCGTGGTGAAAATTGGAACGTCGAGTCTAACCACTCCGGATTCGGGGATGTTAGCACTATCTACGATCGCGTCTTTGGTCGAAGTGCTCAGCCAACTCCGCGCTCAAGGAAATCAAGTGGTTTTAGTCTCGTCTGGTGCAGTAGGAGTAGGCTGTGCGCGGCTGGGTTTGGTCGAACGTCCGAAATCGATGGCAAAAAAGCAAGCCGTTGCAGCAGTTGGGCAAGGGCGATTGATGCGAATTTATGATGATTTTTTCACTGCATTACAGCAACCGATCGCTCAAGTGTTGCTGACTCGCGGCGATTTGATTCAACGCAATCGCTATATCAATGTGTTGCATACCTTCCAAGAACTGCTAAAGCTTGATGTCATTCCGATCGTCAATGAAAATGATACTGTGTCCGTCGATGAGTTGAAGTTTGGGGATAACGATACGTTGTCGGCTCTCGTTGCCAGTGTGGTCGATGCGGATTGGTTGTTTTTGTTAACCGATGTCGATCGCTTGTATTCTGCTGATCCGCGTAGTAACCCCAATGCTCAACCGATTACGATCGTCAAAAATCTCGATGAACTCGCAGAAGTCCAAACTGGAAGCTCTGGAACGCAATGGGGCACAGGGGGCATGGTGACGAAGATCCAAGCGGCTCGCATTGCAACCGGAGCAGGAGTGAGAACGGTGATTACTCAAGGTCGCACGCCGCAGAATTTGAGCAAGATACTATCAGGTGAGTTAATTGGGACGCAGTTTGAACCGCAGCCCCGCCCATTTAATGCGCGTCAGCGTTGGATTGCTCATGGATTGGTGCCGACGGGGCAAATTTACTTAGATGAGGGTGCTGTTAGAGCGATTCGTAGCAGTGGTCGATCGCTATTAGCTGCCGGAATTGTGCAGATTGAAGGAGCATTTGAAAGTCAGGAGGCAGTGAAATTGTGCGATCGGACTGGGCAAGAAATTGCGAGAGGGATTGTCAATTACAGTCATGACGAACTCGAAAAAATTCGCGGACGTCAATCCGATGAAATTCCTGAAATTCTAGGCTATGCCGGGGAAGAAACCGTTGTACATCGCGATAATTTAGTCCTGTCGTAA
- a CDS encoding N-acetylmuramidase domain-containing protein: MNLNSIASGTATINLTTVQTNQTLTRELQQRLIALGFQPGPVDGIWGSRTQAAYAAFATRNQFPTTAISPRAAQVLLGINTLNNIASGTVTIALSTIQNVQTIVRELQQRLTNLGFQPGPIDGIWGSRTQAAYAAFATRAQLRATEVTPRAAQLLLGRQSLPTPTPTPAPTPTPAPTPTPAPTPTPTPTSVQQPTPTPTPTPTPAPTPTPTPTPSSSPRFAPATQALPTGLRPIANDVWIWQLNRISTDARLVRQMQQGLDAMGHQPGSIDGLWGGRTQTAYAGFTRVYGFQADELSPQAALMLLEPAIPQIGVVRPVRSLQSKDFQDVARSIGCEVAAVRAVVEVEAAGSGFLRDGRPKILFEAHWFSEFTNGRFDNSNGDISSPVWNRSLYIGGAGEWDRLYKAVNLNRNAALMSASWGLGQIMGFNHSAAGYRDAESFVRDMHESEGKQLAAMFNFIKSNRLDRFLINRDWAGFALRYNGESYRVNRYDEKLADAYSRWSNVA, encoded by the coding sequence ATGAACCTTAACAGCATTGCATCAGGAACCGCAACTATTAATTTGACGACTGTTCAGACCAATCAGACTTTGACACGAGAACTTCAGCAACGCCTGATTGCATTAGGTTTTCAACCGGGTCCTGTCGATGGAATTTGGGGCAGTCGTACGCAGGCGGCTTATGCTGCTTTCGCGACTCGCAACCAGTTCCCAACCACTGCAATCAGCCCGCGTGCGGCTCAAGTCTTACTCGGCATCAATACCCTAAATAACATTGCATCAGGGACAGTGACGATCGCACTATCGACGATTCAAAATGTACAAACAATCGTCAGAGAGCTTCAACAGCGCTTGACAAATTTAGGCTTTCAACCTGGACCCATTGATGGAATCTGGGGCAGTCGTACTCAAGCAGCTTATGCTGCTTTTGCAACCCGTGCTCAGCTTAGAGCGACCGAAGTGACTCCTCGTGCTGCCCAGTTGCTACTAGGACGTCAATCTCTTCCAACTCCGACCCCCACGCCTGCTCCGACCCCCACGCCTGCTCCGACCCCCACGCCTGCTCCGACCCCAACTCCGACTCCGACCTCAGTTCAACAACCGACCCCAACCCCGACTCCGACCCCAACCCCTGCTCCGACCCCGACTCCAACTCCAACTCCTAGTTCGTCTCCTCGCTTTGCTCCAGCAACTCAAGCTTTACCGACTGGACTACGTCCCATTGCTAATGATGTTTGGATTTGGCAATTGAATCGAATCAGCACAGATGCTCGCTTGGTTCGTCAGATGCAACAAGGATTAGATGCAATGGGGCACCAGCCTGGATCGATCGATGGACTCTGGGGAGGCAGAACGCAAACGGCTTATGCCGGGTTTACTAGAGTTTATGGCTTTCAAGCCGATGAGCTTTCACCGCAAGCAGCTTTGATGTTGTTGGAGCCTGCGATTCCTCAGATTGGGGTTGTCCGTCCAGTGCGATCGCTACAATCGAAAGATTTTCAAGATGTTGCCAGATCGATTGGCTGTGAGGTTGCAGCCGTGAGAGCGGTTGTCGAAGTTGAAGCCGCAGGGTCTGGATTCTTGCGGGATGGTAGACCGAAGATTCTATTTGAGGCGCATTGGTTCTCAGAATTTACCAATGGGCGCTTTGATAATAGCAATGGTGATATTTCTAGCCCAGTTTGGAACCGTAGTCTCTATATTGGGGGTGCAGGTGAATGGGATCGATTGTATAAAGCAGTGAATTTGAATCGGAATGCGGCTTTGATGTCTGCTTCTTGGGGACTGGGGCAAATCATGGGATTCAATCATAGTGCAGCGGGCTATCGGGATGCTGAATCGTTTGTGCGAGATATGCATGAGAGTGAAGGAAAGCAGCTTGCGGCAATGTTCAATTTCATCAAGAGCAATCGTCTCGATCGCTTTTTGATTAACCGCGATTGGGCAGGATTTGCGCTTCGCTACAATGGCGAGAGCTATCGTGTGAATCGCTACGATGAAAAGCTTGCCGATGCGTACAGTCGTTGGTCAAATGTTGCTTAG
- a CDS encoding gamma-glutamyltransferase has protein sequence MESPHFFCLSMLLSGILSTVQSCRHPLSFSTQAGHPNQVAPSKRSYHTIIPGFLSVNDQPIGALGVMGGFMQPQGHLQMVVNLIDYGMNPQTALNAPRWRWFAKNQVLLEQTVRSDIAIALTDRNHQIQLTAEPSAFGRGQMILKSGKVLIAGSEPRADGCAIAF, from the coding sequence GTGGAATCACCTCATTTTTTCTGTCTCTCAATGCTGCTATCCGGCATCCTTTCTACCGTTCAGTCGTGTCGTCACCCCTTAAGTTTCTCAACTCAAGCTGGACACCCCAATCAAGTTGCACCTAGTAAACGTTCCTATCACACGATCATTCCTGGCTTTTTGAGTGTCAATGATCAACCGATTGGAGCTTTGGGTGTGATGGGTGGCTTCATGCAACCTCAAGGTCACTTACAGATGGTTGTCAACCTCATCGACTATGGCATGAATCCGCAAACGGCTTTGAATGCTCCACGCTGGCGATGGTTCGCAAAAAACCAAGTTTTACTAGAACAGACTGTGCGATCTGATATTGCGATCGCACTGACCGACAGAAATCACCAAATTCAACTCACCGCCGAACCGAGTGCATTCGGACGCGGACAGATGATTCTCAAGTCTGGCAAGGTTTTGATTGCAGGTTCAGAACCGAGAGCAGACGGATGTGCGATCGCATTCTAA
- a CDS encoding IS4 family transposase yields the protein MLPSFYQTCLQSQLTEAQFVTLEILVELLQKERRITIERIATLFPQPILFESRRRNIQRFLSLPQLTPQAIWFPIVKQWIKRHYSGRTPLHLVVDRTQWQNHNLIMVSLVYQKRAIPLHWMWLNKQGQSSLAEQRKVLCPVFHLLKKYRFILLGDREFHSIELAAWCVEKQVKFVFRLPKSTTIKPNDSDAFTRLDDLPQTPGITEQYLHIQVTQNRGFGKHNLVLRQKRAYRQSNSDAWYLLTNLVGAEQTLKAYSNRFSIEPLFKDYKSGGYHLEDCHADSRRFNALLVLIAIAYSLSTLQGRRIRQKQVQCYVGRVKEPKRTRNRHSNFWIGLYGRLWIEPLQLWSTLATKLMALKPQKRPFFQRGLNAISLIQSAL from the coding sequence ATGTTGCCCTCATTCTATCAAACCTGTTTACAATCGCAATTAACGGAAGCGCAATTTGTGACGCTAGAAATCTTGGTCGAACTGTTGCAAAAAGAGCGAAGAATTACGATTGAACGGATAGCGACCCTGTTTCCGCAACCGATTCTATTTGAGAGCAGACGGCGGAATATTCAGCGATTCTTGAGTCTGCCGCAACTGACTCCACAAGCGATCTGGTTTCCGATTGTCAAGCAGTGGATCAAACGACATTACTCAGGTAGAACTCCGCTTCACCTGGTGGTTGACCGGACGCAATGGCAAAACCATAACTTGATCATGGTGAGTCTTGTATACCAGAAGCGGGCAATCCCATTGCACTGGATGTGGCTGAACAAGCAAGGACAGAGTTCGCTGGCTGAACAACGAAAAGTGTTATGTCCGGTATTTCATCTGTTGAAAAAGTATCGCTTCATTTTGCTCGGAGACCGTGAGTTTCACAGTATCGAGCTTGCTGCTTGGTGTGTGGAAAAACAAGTCAAATTCGTGTTCCGTTTACCGAAAAGTACGACCATCAAACCGAATGACAGCGATGCGTTTACTCGCCTCGACGATTTGCCACAAACGCCCGGAATCACTGAGCAATATCTGCACATTCAAGTCACGCAAAATCGCGGGTTCGGCAAGCATAATTTAGTCTTGCGCCAAAAACGCGCCTACCGTCAATCGAATTCTGATGCTTGGTATCTGCTGACCAATCTCGTCGGTGCCGAACAAACTCTGAAAGCTTACTCTAATCGCTTCTCCATTGAGCCGCTGTTCAAAGACTACAAATCCGGTGGCTATCATCTCGAAGATTGCCATGCCGATTCACGCCGATTCAATGCACTACTGGTTCTGATTGCCATTGCTTATTCGCTCTCAACGCTTCAGGGACGACGCATTCGCCAAAAGCAAGTGCAATGCTACGTCGGTCGAGTCAAGGAGCCGAAGCGAACCCGAAACCGACATAGCAATTTCTGGATTGGCTTGTATGGCAGGTTGTGGATTGAACCCTTGCAATTGTGGTCAACTCTGGCGACCAAGTTGATGGCACTCAAGCCGCAAAAACGTCCCTTTTTTCAGCGAGGTCTCAATGCCATTTCCTTGATCCAGTCTGCTCTCTAG